One genomic segment of Gossypium arboreum isolate Shixiya-1 chromosome 3, ASM2569848v2, whole genome shotgun sequence includes these proteins:
- the LOC108484709 gene encoding binding partner of ACD11 1 — MNDFGYTVEVTGLPTKATEKDVYDFFAFSGTIEHVELVRSGEYASTAYVTFKNAFSQETAVLLSGATILDQRIYISRWGQYEEEFDFWSPSRSQEDETSSRQPPLRSQFVSHAGEAVSFAQDVVKGMLGKGYVLGKDALSKAKTFDESHQVSATAAAKVAELSERIGLTDKIYVGVDAVRSMDERYHVSENTKSAISVAGRTAAAAANAVVSSSYFSKGALWVSGALDRAAKAAADIGNRGVHQ, encoded by the exons ATGAATGATTTTGGATATACAGTGGAAGTGACTGGCCTGCCTACCAAAGCTACCGAGAAAGATGTCTATGATTTTTTCGCCTTCTCTGGTACCATTGAACACGTTGAACTTGTTAG GTCTGGTGAATATGCAAGTACTGCTTATGTgacattcaaaaatgctttttcTCAGGAGACTGCTGTCTTGCTTAGT GGTGCGACAATTCTTGATCAACGTATATACATATCTCGCTGGGGGCAATATGAGGAGGAGTTTGATTTTTGGAGCCCTTCAAGAAGCCAAGAAGATGAAACAAGCTCAAGA CAACCTCCACTAAGAAGCCAATTTGTATCTCATGCTGGAGAAGCTGTTTCATTCGCTCAGGATGTTGTGAAAGGCATGTTGGGCAAGGGATATGTATTAGGCAAAGATGCTTTAAGCAAGGCCAAAACCTTTGATGAATCTCATCAAGTTTCGGCAACTGCTGCAGCTAAAGTTGCTGAACTGAGTGAGAGGATTGGCCTCACAGATAAAATCTATGTGGGGGTTGATGCTGTTAGATCCATGGATGAGAGGTACCATGTGTCTGAGAACACCAAATCAGCCATTTCGGTTGCAGGAAGAACTGCTGCAGCTGCTGCAAATGCTGTGGTCAGCAGCAGCTACTTTTCCAAAGGAGCTCTTTGGGTGTCAGGTGCATTAGATCGGGCAGCTAAAGCAGCAGCTGACATAGGTAATCGTGGTGTTCATCAGTAA
- the LOC108484967 gene encoding protein MAIN-LIKE 2-like — protein sequence MPYLELAGFGSVALIRMFDLRYDLISALVEHWRPETHTFHLPCGECTVTLEDVALQLGLHINGSAVTGVSAIAEPTALCHSLLGVSPVDDKSSFTGLKFSWLKVNFEHLSVNVTEHKVMCAAQAYITHIIGGVLMLDMNNNKVHLIHRQMPSIAAVMGSLLDVILGISYAPTIRIFTSKQMELLFGYREVVHCPNILSDD from the exons ATGCCGTACCTGGAGTTAGCTGGATTTGGGTCAGTTGCATTGATCCGAATGTTTGATTTGCGGTACGATTTAATATCCGCATTGGTCGAGCATTGGCGCCCGGAGACCCACACTTTCCATTTGCCGTGTGGGGAGTGCACTGTCACTTTGGAGGATGTTGCATTGCAACTTGGGCTCCACATCAACGGGAGTGCCGTAACAGGCGTAAGTGCGATAGCTGAGCCGACTGCCCTTTGTCATAGCCTACTAGGAGTCTCACCCGTCGATGATAAGTCCAGCTTTACGGGTTTGAAATTTTCATGGTTGAAAGTAAATTTTGAACATTTATCAGTTAATGTCACTGAGCATAAGGTGATGTGCGCAGCTCAAGCGTACATTACGCATATTATAGGGGGTGTACTGATGCTCGACATGAACAACAACAAGGTTCATTTGAT ACATAGGCAGATGCCTTCTATTGCTGCAGTCATGGGCTCTTTATTGGATGTCATTCTTGGCATCAGTTACGCACCAACCATACGTATTTTCACTAGTAAAcag ATGGAGTTATTATTCGGGTATCGGGAGGTCGTACACTGTCCCAATATATTGTCTGATGATTGA